The following coding sequences are from one Hymenobacter sp. DG25A window:
- a CDS encoding NADPH-dependent assimilatory sulfite reductase hemoprotein subunit produces MSQKLSEVEHVKDASNYLRGTLAESVLNPITGALFPDDTHLIKFHGSYQQTDRDLDSERKRQKLEPLYSFMIRVRVPGGVATSAQWLRMDELADTYGNHTLKLTTRQAFQLHGVLKRNLKETIQGFNDVLLGSIAGCGDVNRNVMFNPNPYQSRVHEQVYDITKAIGAYLTPRTSAYWELWLDGESTYSSAPNEGEEDAEPIYGKTYLPRKFKIALAVPPYNDTDIFANDLGLIAIEENGELLGFNVAVGGGMGMTFGMPDTYPRLADIIGYIPAGKVVEVCEKIVTIQRDWGNRENRKFSRLKYTLDRVGLDVFKEELNRRLGFDLDPARPYTFRSSGDAFGWNTGPNGARHLTLFVEGGRIQDTENSRLKTALRDIARFHTGDFRLTGNQNLILANVAPEHQLSIQATLSENGVPVEANEVHTGLRRGALACVALNTCSLAFAEAERYLPKLLNRLEQVIRQQGLSQDDILLRMTGCPNGCARPYLGEIGLVGRAVGRYNLYLGAAFNGERLNKLYKEMLDEDGIVQELTPLLADYAQHRQPQESFGDFVIRKGYVQPTTHGLDFHQ; encoded by the coding sequence ATGTCGCAGAAACTCTCCGAAGTAGAACACGTGAAGGATGCCAGCAACTACCTGCGCGGCACCCTGGCCGAGAGCGTGCTAAACCCCATTACCGGCGCCCTCTTCCCCGACGATACCCACCTGATCAAATTCCACGGCTCCTACCAGCAGACGGACCGCGACCTGGACAGTGAGCGAAAACGCCAGAAGCTGGAACCGCTGTATTCCTTTATGATAAGGGTGCGCGTACCCGGCGGCGTGGCCACCTCGGCGCAGTGGCTGCGCATGGATGAGCTGGCCGATACCTACGGCAACCACACGCTCAAGCTCACCACCCGCCAGGCCTTTCAGCTGCACGGCGTGTTGAAGCGCAATCTGAAAGAAACCATTCAGGGCTTTAATGACGTGCTGCTGGGCAGCATTGCGGGCTGCGGCGACGTGAACCGCAACGTCATGTTCAACCCCAACCCGTACCAGTCGCGGGTGCACGAGCAGGTATATGACATCACCAAAGCCATTGGGGCGTACCTCACACCGCGCACCTCCGCCTACTGGGAATTATGGCTCGATGGGGAATCGACCTACAGCAGCGCGCCGAATGAAGGCGAGGAAGATGCGGAGCCGATTTACGGCAAAACCTACCTGCCCCGCAAGTTCAAGATTGCGCTGGCCGTACCGCCCTACAACGACACCGACATCTTCGCCAACGACCTGGGCCTGATTGCCATTGAGGAAAACGGCGAGCTGCTGGGCTTCAATGTAGCGGTGGGCGGCGGCATGGGCATGACCTTTGGTATGCCCGACACCTACCCGCGCCTGGCCGACATCATTGGGTACATTCCGGCGGGGAAAGTAGTGGAGGTGTGCGAGAAAATTGTGACCATTCAGCGAGACTGGGGCAACCGCGAAAACCGCAAATTCTCCCGCCTCAAATACACTCTGGACCGTGTAGGGCTGGACGTATTTAAAGAGGAGCTGAACCGCCGCCTGGGTTTCGACCTGGACCCTGCCCGTCCTTATACCTTTCGCTCATCAGGCGACGCTTTCGGGTGGAATACAGGTCCGAATGGGGCGCGGCATCTGACACTATTTGTGGAGGGCGGCCGCATTCAGGACACGGAAAACAGCCGCCTGAAAACCGCCCTGCGCGACATTGCCCGTTTCCATACCGGCGACTTCCGCCTCACTGGCAACCAGAACCTGATTCTGGCCAACGTAGCCCCCGAGCATCAGCTCAGCATTCAGGCCACACTCTCGGAAAACGGCGTGCCGGTGGAGGCCAACGAGGTACACACCGGCCTGCGGCGGGGTGCTTTGGCCTGCGTGGCGCTTAATACCTGCAGCCTGGCTTTTGCCGAGGCCGAGCGGTATCTTCCAAAACTTTTAAATAGATTAGAGCAAGTCATTCGCCAGCAAGGCCTTAGCCAGGATGATATTCTGCTGCGGATGACGGGCTGTCCTAATGGCTGCGCCCGCCCCTACCTGGGCGAAATCGGGTTGGTGGGCCGCGCGGTTGGGCGCTACAACCTGTACCTCGGCGCCGCTTTCAACGGGGAGCGGCTGAACAAGCTCTACAAGGAAATGTTGGATGAAGACGGCATTGTGCAGGAGCTTACGCCTCTGTTGGCCGACTACGCCCAACACCGCCAACCCCAGGAGTCGTTTGGGGATTTTGTGATACGTAAGGGCTATGTACAGCCCACCACCCACGGACTCGATTTTCATCAGTAA
- a CDS encoding amino acid permease: MLKKSLELLRQEAAETGAHTLKRSLNGFNLIAIGIGVIIGAGLFSLTGIAAANNAGPAVTLSFIVAAVGCAFSALCYAEFASMVPVSGSAYTYAYATMGELFAWIIGWDLVLEYSVGAATVAISWSQYLLKFLSKYGIHLPPQLVMSPFETAALADGSTVHGFVNIPAMLIVLAITLIIIRGTAGSAWFNALVVTLKVAVVLVFIALGWQYIDPANYQPYIPQNTGVFGEFGWSGILRGAGVVFFVFIGFDIVATMAQETKNPQKNMPIGIIGSLLICTVLFVLFGHVMTGLANYTEFKNSAAPVAIAIEKTPYAWLSSAVILAIIIGYTSVILVDLLGQSRVFFSMAKDGLLPPVFSRIHERFRTPLQSNLLLGLFISVFAGFVPISVVGEMTSIGTLLAFVMVCIGILIMRKKEPDAPRGFRTPWVPLVPILGIVTCLIMMLSLPLDTWIRLFVWLAIGLAIYFGYGKKHSKLGLKAKARQTA, encoded by the coding sequence ATGCTTAAAAAATCACTCGAACTGCTGCGGCAGGAAGCGGCCGAAACCGGCGCGCATACCTTAAAACGAAGCCTGAACGGCTTCAATCTGATTGCCATTGGCATTGGGGTAATTATCGGAGCGGGCTTGTTCTCGCTCACCGGCATTGCAGCCGCCAATAATGCCGGTCCGGCCGTTACTCTGTCGTTTATAGTGGCGGCCGTGGGCTGTGCTTTTTCGGCCTTGTGCTACGCTGAGTTTGCCTCCATGGTGCCGGTTTCCGGCTCTGCCTATACCTATGCCTATGCTACCATGGGCGAGCTGTTTGCCTGGATTATTGGCTGGGATTTGGTCCTGGAATATTCCGTGGGCGCGGCTACGGTAGCCATTAGCTGGTCGCAGTACCTGTTGAAATTCCTGAGCAAGTATGGCATTCATCTGCCGCCCCAGTTGGTGATGTCGCCGTTTGAAACGGCGGCTTTGGCCGATGGCAGCACGGTGCATGGCTTTGTGAATATTCCGGCCATGCTCATTGTGCTGGCTATCACGCTCATCATCATTCGCGGTACGGCGGGCTCGGCGTGGTTTAATGCGCTGGTAGTTACCCTGAAGGTGGCCGTAGTGCTGGTGTTCATTGCCCTGGGCTGGCAGTATATCGATCCGGCCAACTATCAACCTTACATTCCGCAGAATACCGGCGTGTTCGGGGAGTTTGGCTGGAGCGGTATTCTGCGGGGCGCGGGCGTGGTGTTCTTCGTGTTTATTGGCTTTGATATTGTGGCCACCATGGCCCAGGAAACCAAGAATCCGCAGAAGAATATGCCCATCGGCATTATCGGGTCCCTGCTGATCTGCACGGTGTTGTTTGTGCTGTTTGGCCACGTAATGACGGGTTTGGCCAACTACACGGAGTTTAAAAACAGCGCCGCGCCGGTAGCCATTGCCATTGAAAAAACGCCCTATGCCTGGCTGTCCTCGGCCGTTATTCTGGCTATTATCATCGGCTACACATCCGTTATTCTGGTGGATTTGCTGGGGCAGAGCCGGGTATTTTTCTCCATGGCGAAGGACGGGCTGCTGCCGCCGGTGTTCTCGCGCATTCACGAGCGGTTCCGCACGCCGCTGCAGTCTAATCTGCTGCTGGGGTTGTTTATTTCTGTGTTCGCGGGCTTTGTACCGATTTCAGTGGTCGGTGAAATGACGTCCATTGGCACGCTGCTGGCTTTCGTGATGGTGTGCATCGGCATTCTCATCATGCGCAAGAAAGAGCCCGATGCCCCGCGCGGCTTCCGCACGCCCTGGGTGCCGCTGGTGCCTATTCTGGGTATCGTCACCTGCCTGATTATGATGCTTTCCCTGCCGCTGGACACCTGGATTCGCCTGTTTGTATGGTTGGCCATTGGGTTGGCTATTTACTTCGGCTACGGCAAAAAGCATAGCAAACTGGGCCTGAAAGCAAAGGCCAGGCAAACAGCATAG
- a CDS encoding CPBP family intramembrane glutamic endopeptidase: METTVLERPIGVSDQPAYPTIRESWAFVGWYLLVVFGVGVPLFLLGETVFSFSRSVTVVVITIAANLSLLSILRWRAGTRWLPIRLQGQESASLYAVMPVLILTAILVLSLLDLLHLPNWADKTFQNLANTPVLAFVMLCVAAPVLEELLFRGVLLPGLLRNYPQRPWVAIGQSALVFGIIHGNPAQLVGAGLLGLLLGWLYYRTSSLGICIVVHALNNFVAFLGMVVGGKELVDKSIVDIFESWWVYAGVVALSALVLYWLLRRIWFMTEPVVTVSLPEEAGQAALL, translated from the coding sequence ATGGAAACAACTGTATTGGAGCGGCCTATAGGAGTTTCTGATCAGCCGGCTTATCCAACCATTAGGGAAAGCTGGGCCTTTGTTGGCTGGTATCTGCTGGTAGTATTTGGAGTGGGCGTGCCACTCTTTCTATTGGGTGAAACAGTATTCTCATTTTCCCGATCTGTCACGGTCGTGGTAATAACCATTGCCGCTAATCTGAGCTTGTTAAGCATATTGCGCTGGCGGGCCGGCACGCGCTGGTTGCCCATTCGCCTACAAGGCCAGGAAAGCGCTTCGCTGTATGCGGTAATGCCTGTACTGATATTGACTGCCATACTGGTACTTTCTCTTCTGGATTTGCTGCACCTGCCCAATTGGGCAGATAAAACCTTCCAAAACCTGGCAAACACCCCGGTGTTGGCTTTCGTGATGCTATGCGTGGCGGCGCCGGTTCTGGAAGAGCTACTATTTCGGGGCGTATTGCTGCCGGGGTTGTTGCGAAATTACCCCCAGCGGCCCTGGGTGGCCATTGGCCAATCGGCGCTGGTGTTTGGCATTATTCACGGTAACCCGGCGCAACTGGTAGGAGCAGGACTGTTAGGCTTGCTATTGGGGTGGCTGTACTACCGGACCAGCTCACTAGGAATATGCATAGTCGTCCACGCACTCAATAATTTTGTAGCCTTTCTGGGTATGGTGGTGGGTGGCAAAGAACTGGTAGACAAATCGATAGTGGATATATTCGAATCCTGGTGGGTATATGCCGGGGTAGTGGCGCTGAGCGCGCTGGTGCTGTACTGGCTGCTGCGCCGGATATGGTTTATGACAGAGCCAGTGGTTACTGTGTCCTTACCTGAGGAAGCTGGTCAGGCCGCTTTGCTGTAG
- a CDS encoding EcsC family protein, translating to MTSATAQAYSELKTWQKRMQEKPSLLNRLARRVQAKMNALLPEKVHLALTAAIKQMVRGVLFGSMQMTRKPLAESSLTEREELIRTRIRYYRNTAAAEGAVTGAGGFLLGLADFPLLLSLKLKLLFDIAALYGHDVRDYTERLYLLHIFQLAFSSQQTRNEVYQRIANWETYRLTLPTDVNEFDWRTFQQEYRDYIDLAKMAQLIPVIGAAVGAVANYRLLVQLGETAIQCYRLRWFAVNKPE from the coding sequence ATGACCTCCGCTACTGCGCAAGCTTACTCCGAGCTAAAAACCTGGCAAAAACGCATGCAGGAGAAACCCTCGCTGCTTAACCGTTTAGCCCGGCGTGTGCAGGCCAAAATGAATGCGCTGCTGCCGGAGAAAGTGCATCTGGCTCTTACCGCGGCTATTAAGCAAATGGTGCGGGGGGTGTTGTTTGGCTCCATGCAAATGACGCGAAAACCCCTGGCCGAAAGTAGCCTGACTGAGCGGGAAGAGCTGATTCGTACGCGCATCCGGTACTACCGGAATACGGCCGCCGCCGAAGGGGCCGTAACCGGAGCCGGCGGCTTTCTATTAGGCCTGGCTGATTTTCCCTTACTGCTCAGCCTGAAGCTGAAGCTGCTCTTTGATATTGCCGCGCTTTACGGTCATGATGTGCGCGACTATACCGAACGGCTGTACCTGCTTCATATTTTCCAACTGGCCTTTAGCAGCCAGCAGACGCGCAATGAAGTGTACCAGCGCATAGCCAATTGGGAAACCTACCGCCTTACCCTGCCCACCGACGTGAATGAGTTCGACTGGCGCACCTTTCAGCAGGAGTACCGCGACTATATTGACCTGGCTAAAATGGCCCAGCTAATTCCTGTTATTGGGGCGGCGGTAGGGGCAGTGGCTAATTATCGGTTATTGGTGCAGTTGGGAGAAACTGCCATACAGTGCTACCGCCTGCGCTGGTTTGCAGTCAATAAACCTGAATAG
- a CDS encoding TSUP family transporter: MPQPEPPPLSGTNRLFPVFLKLEQLHVLLVGGGAVGFEKLSAMLANSPGAAVTVVATWFSPELQRLAAQHPSVQLREKPYHPTDLVGHDLVIVATNDKGLNLSIKADATRQRLLCNVADTPEACDFYMGSIVQKGDLKIAISTNGKSPTIAKRLREMLTHALPHELHDVLQHMTVIREKVGGDFARKVKSLNEVTAELAGGPAYESPAAARWRHIATGSLLSFAVMLIFNILSYYFTWQQVWDMATSSQTFYIFVAIGFGAQLIDGLLGMGYGVVTAISLMTLNISPAAVSSSIHTAEMFASGASGYHHYRFGNVNRKLFKVLLIPGVLGAIVGALLLSKFGDEYAQYVKPFLSVYLLLLGLRIISKAFSKPGPRKKHKQLGVLAAAGGFLDSFGGGGWGPLVTSTLIAGGRTPQYVIGSVSVTEFFVTFASAVTFFATIGISHWQIILGLIVGGVAAAPLAARLSGRIPVRWMFVGVGLMVIVWSMWSLRKLLL, translated from the coding sequence ATGCCCCAGCCAGAACCGCCGCCGCTGTCCGGTACCAACCGGCTGTTTCCGGTGTTTCTGAAGCTGGAGCAGCTGCATGTCCTGCTGGTTGGTGGGGGCGCCGTTGGCTTTGAGAAGCTCTCGGCCATGCTGGCGAACAGTCCCGGCGCCGCGGTAACGGTGGTGGCTACCTGGTTTTCACCAGAACTGCAGCGCTTGGCCGCGCAGCACCCCTCTGTACAGCTGCGCGAAAAGCCCTACCACCCCACCGACCTGGTAGGCCATGACCTGGTGATTGTGGCCACCAACGATAAAGGTCTCAACCTAAGCATTAAAGCCGATGCCACCCGCCAGCGCCTGCTGTGCAACGTAGCCGACACCCCCGAGGCCTGCGACTTTTACATGGGCTCCATTGTGCAGAAAGGCGACTTGAAAATTGCCATCAGCACCAACGGTAAGTCGCCGACGATTGCCAAGCGCCTGCGCGAAATGCTGACCCATGCCCTACCCCACGAGTTGCACGACGTGCTGCAGCACATGACGGTGATTCGGGAGAAAGTAGGCGGCGACTTCGCCCGGAAAGTGAAGTCGTTGAATGAGGTGACGGCGGAGCTGGCCGGCGGGCCGGCGTATGAGTCGCCGGCAGCGGCGCGGTGGCGGCACATTGCTACGGGCTCGTTGCTGTCCTTCGCAGTGATGCTGATTTTCAACATCCTCTCCTACTACTTTACGTGGCAGCAGGTGTGGGATATGGCTACGTCCTCCCAAACGTTCTACATTTTTGTAGCCATTGGGTTTGGCGCGCAACTCATTGACGGACTGCTGGGAATGGGCTACGGAGTAGTTACCGCCATCAGCCTGATGACGCTCAATATTTCGCCGGCGGCCGTTAGTTCGAGCATTCATACCGCCGAAATGTTTGCCAGCGGCGCCTCGGGCTACCATCACTACCGCTTCGGCAACGTGAACCGCAAGCTGTTTAAAGTGCTGTTGATTCCGGGGGTGCTGGGCGCTATTGTGGGGGCATTACTGCTGTCTAAGTTTGGAGACGAATATGCCCAGTATGTAAAGCCATTTCTTTCCGTGTACCTGCTGCTGCTGGGTCTGCGCATTATTTCCAAAGCCTTTTCCAAACCCGGCCCGCGTAAAAAGCATAAGCAGCTCGGGGTGCTGGCGGCCGCCGGCGGTTTTTTAGATTCGTTTGGCGGTGGCGGCTGGGGCCCGCTGGTTACCAGCACGCTCATTGCCGGCGGGCGCACGCCGCAGTATGTTATCGGCTCGGTAAGCGTCACGGAGTTCTTTGTCACGTTTGCCAGCGCCGTTACCTTTTTTGCCACCATTGGCATTTCGCACTGGCAGATTATTCTAGGGCTGATTGTGGGTGGCGTGGCCGCGGCTCCGCTGGCCGCCCGCTTGTCCGGCCGCATTCCCGTGCGCTGGATGTTTGTGGGCGTGGGCCTGATGGTGATTGTGTGGAGTATGTGGTCGTTGCGTAAACTGCTGCTGTAG
- a CDS encoding DUF6565 domain-containing protein, which yields MIKKTFTINALAAILLAGGVSFTHSSCTRSEQKEVSQEGEQAYNDFKTFVTDAETRAENAANETEADFNQETTQLKSDFDAKVAAVDKYADQYDDARRQEIEQLRTRYTTAYDKRDMAWKNRASATGTTATTTTVKMGKYYKPMTSEYAAVTPQNVRAKYEAFTAMVKANENRYDIDDWRNVNADWRTLDERYDAIKDQVSTADREEIAKEKAKYAAFKSFDKTEARVAEGAGAVGGAAKDVAGGAKEVGKDVGQGAKKVGSKVGNAVKGAYKEVKSEVKNTDND from the coding sequence ATGATAAAGAAAACCTTCACTATAAACGCGCTGGCTGCTATTCTATTAGCCGGCGGCGTGTCGTTTACGCACAGCAGCTGCACCCGCTCTGAACAAAAGGAGGTTTCGCAGGAAGGCGAACAGGCCTATAACGACTTCAAAACGTTTGTAACTGACGCCGAAACCCGCGCTGAAAACGCTGCCAACGAAACCGAAGCCGACTTCAATCAGGAAACCACCCAGCTGAAGTCAGACTTCGATGCCAAAGTGGCGGCCGTTGATAAGTATGCGGATCAGTATGATGACGCCCGCCGTCAGGAAATTGAGCAGCTGCGCACCCGCTACACTACCGCTTACGACAAGCGCGACATGGCCTGGAAAAACCGGGCTTCGGCCACCGGTACCACCGCCACAACTACTACCGTGAAAATGGGCAAGTACTACAAGCCCATGACCAGCGAGTATGCGGCCGTAACGCCCCAGAACGTGCGTGCTAAATACGAGGCCTTCACGGCCATGGTAAAAGCCAACGAGAACCGTTACGATATCGACGACTGGCGCAACGTAAATGCCGACTGGCGCACCTTGGATGAGCGCTATGACGCCATCAAAGACCAGGTATCCACCGCCGACCGCGAGGAAATTGCCAAGGAAAAGGCCAAGTACGCCGCCTTCAAGTCGTTTGATAAGACTGAAGCCCGCGTGGCAGAAGGTGCCGGCGCCGTTGGTGGCGCGGCCAAAGATGTAGCCGGCGGAGCCAAGGAAGTAGGTAAAGATGTAGGCCAGGGCGCCAAAAAAGTAGGCAGCAAAGTGGGCAACGCCGTGAAAGGCGCCTACAAAGAAGTCAAGAGCGAAGTAAAAAATACCGACAACGACTAA
- a CDS encoding DUF2490 domain-containing protein has product MSFARYFLLVGCLAAQSGWAQTAPVTSHQQGYWLRSYLRVKLAPRWTWHIELDERRYVRPDKQWQLIAHQHLHYRIALPLELALGGTYSRQPQTSDLVLPEWRVFEEATYTIPISTNVRLHNRLRVEQRWLATAAEGQRTEAWDFRQRVRYRVQADWQTTPRWKLRAADELMLNTDSFDQNRVYAAAEFQVRSGLAAELGYLHIYQRRFHRAEYYQRDALRLTLSKDLDFSSSSTPKS; this is encoded by the coding sequence ATGTCGTTTGCTCGTTATTTCTTGTTGGTAGGTTGCTTAGCCGCGCAGTCGGGCTGGGCCCAGACGGCTCCCGTAACCTCACACCAGCAGGGCTATTGGCTGCGGTCCTACCTCCGGGTGAAACTGGCACCCCGCTGGACGTGGCACATTGAGCTGGATGAGCGGCGCTATGTCCGCCCCGACAAGCAATGGCAGCTGATTGCCCACCAGCATCTGCATTACCGCATAGCCCTACCGCTGGAGTTGGCACTGGGCGGCACGTATTCGCGCCAGCCGCAAACCAGCGACTTGGTCTTGCCGGAATGGCGGGTGTTTGAAGAAGCTACCTACACCATTCCGATCAGCACCAATGTTCGCCTGCACAACCGCCTGCGGGTGGAGCAGCGCTGGCTGGCCACGGCAGCGGAAGGGCAACGGACCGAGGCGTGGGACTTTCGGCAGCGGGTGCGCTACCGGGTGCAAGCCGACTGGCAAACTACGCCGCGCTGGAAGCTGCGCGCGGCAGATGAGCTGATGCTGAATACCGATAGCTTCGATCAGAACCGGGTGTATGCCGCCGCGGAGTTCCAAGTGCGGTCCGGCCTGGCCGCTGAGTTAGGCTACCTGCATATCTATCAGCGCCGTTTCCACCGCGCCGAGTACTACCAGCGCGACGCCCTGCGCCTCACCCTTTCCAAGGATCTGGACTTTTCCTCCTCCTCTACCCCAAAATCATAG
- a CDS encoding Gfo/Idh/MocA family protein has translation MNDSALPAIRFVICGVGHIGRRHAALVSRQPGARLVALIDAQQELAPGLAAEFPGVPFFTSLDQYLLSGPGADVLTVATPNYLHAPQAMQGLHAGLHVLVEKPIALRTTDAEAIVRTAEATGRLVFGVMQNRYSPPTAWLKQVYDEGRLGQIYLVQLNCFWNRDAQYYRPGGWRGTLAQDGGTLFTQFSHFVDLLYWVFGDITNISARFRDFNHQQITEFEDSGLITFDLVRGGSGTLQYSTAVWGQNLESSLTVVAEHGSLRLGGQYMDKLEYCHLRNYQRPELPPTNPANDYGPYRGSAANHVQVIENVINTFRNRCAATTNALDGLKVVEIIERVYQLK, from the coding sequence GTGAATGATTCCGCCCTTCCCGCCATTCGGTTTGTAATTTGTGGTGTAGGCCATATTGGCCGGCGGCACGCGGCGCTGGTTTCCCGGCAGCCCGGTGCCCGGCTGGTGGCCCTGATTGATGCGCAGCAGGAGCTGGCGCCCGGCTTGGCAGCCGAATTTCCCGGGGTGCCTTTCTTTACTTCGCTAGATCAGTACCTGCTTTCCGGACCCGGCGCTGATGTACTGACTGTGGCGACGCCCAATTACTTGCACGCGCCCCAGGCTATGCAGGGGCTGCACGCCGGCTTGCATGTACTGGTGGAAAAGCCCATTGCCCTGCGCACCACCGATGCGGAAGCCATTGTGCGCACGGCCGAGGCCACGGGCCGGCTGGTATTTGGGGTGATGCAGAACCGCTACTCCCCGCCCACCGCCTGGCTAAAGCAGGTTTATGATGAAGGCCGCCTGGGGCAGATATATCTGGTACAGCTCAACTGCTTCTGGAACCGCGACGCCCAGTACTACCGCCCCGGCGGTTGGCGGGGCACGCTGGCCCAGGATGGCGGCACGCTCTTCACCCAGTTCAGCCACTTCGTGGATTTGCTCTACTGGGTATTCGGCGACATTACTAATATATCTGCCCGCTTCCGCGACTTTAACCACCAGCAAATCACCGAGTTTGAAGACTCCGGCCTGATTACCTTTGATTTAGTGCGCGGCGGCAGCGGTACGCTGCAATACAGCACCGCCGTTTGGGGCCAAAACCTGGAAAGCTCCCTCACGGTGGTAGCCGAGCACGGCAGCCTCCGCCTTGGTGGCCAATACATGGATAAACTGGAGTACTGCCACCTGCGGAATTATCAGCGGCCAGAGTTGCCGCCCACCAATCCTGCCAATGATTACGGACCTTACCGGGGCAGCGCCGCCAATCATGTGCAGGTGATTGAAAATGTGATAAATACCTTTCGAAACCGATGCGCGGCAACCACCAATGCGCTGGATGGGCTAAAAGTAGTAGAGATAATTGAGCGGGTATATCAGTTAAAATAA
- a CDS encoding DegT/DnrJ/EryC1/StrS family aminotransferase, with the protein MSIPAFTPPILMLDLAAQHAPLRAELDAALRQCLDESAFIQGPAVAEFVQELSQYLGGPHVVPCANGTDALQLALMSLRLPQGSEVLVPAFTYVATLEAAALLGLVPVPVDVLPTTFGLDPHAVEAAITPRTGAIVAVHLFGQCADLESLRRLADHHNLALIEDNAQSLGATFTTSTGETWAAGTVGEVGTTSFFPSKNLGAMGDGGALFTHDSSRAELLRQLANHGQTRKYHHEHIGLNSRLDTLQAALLRVKLRHLEQWTAARQHIAARYDAAFAGIAGLLVPARDPRSTHVFHQYTVQLTDPTRRDVLQKHLAALGVPSVVYYPLPVHRQPAYHYLGYQAGQFPVAERLCQKVLSVPIHPTLAPEQVAFIGEAVRSFF; encoded by the coding sequence TTGTCCATTCCTGCTTTTACGCCCCCCATACTAATGCTGGACCTGGCGGCCCAGCACGCGCCCCTGCGCGCCGAGCTGGATGCCGCGCTGCGGCAATGCCTGGATGAAAGCGCTTTTATTCAGGGCCCGGCGGTTGCAGAATTTGTGCAGGAGCTAAGTCAGTACCTGGGCGGCCCGCACGTGGTACCCTGCGCCAATGGTACCGATGCCCTTCAGCTGGCCCTTATGAGCTTGCGCCTGCCCCAGGGAAGTGAAGTGCTGGTTCCTGCTTTTACCTATGTAGCTACGCTGGAAGCTGCCGCCTTGCTGGGGCTGGTACCAGTGCCGGTTGATGTGCTGCCAACCACCTTCGGGCTGGATCCGCATGCCGTGGAGGCCGCTATTACGCCGCGCACCGGGGCCATAGTAGCAGTGCATTTATTTGGACAGTGCGCCGATTTAGAAAGCCTGCGCCGTCTTGCCGACCACCATAACCTGGCGCTTATCGAAGACAATGCCCAGTCGCTGGGCGCTACGTTCACTACCAGCACCGGGGAAACCTGGGCGGCCGGCACCGTAGGAGAGGTGGGCACCACCTCGTTTTTCCCCAGTAAAAACCTGGGTGCTATGGGGGACGGGGGCGCCCTGTTCACCCACGATTCCAGCCGGGCCGAGCTGCTGCGCCAACTGGCCAACCACGGGCAAACGCGCAAGTACCACCACGAGCACATCGGCCTCAATTCCCGGCTTGATACCCTGCAGGCGGCCCTGCTGCGCGTGAAGCTGCGGCACCTGGAGCAGTGGACGGCCGCGCGCCAGCACATAGCAGCCCGGTATGATGCCGCTTTTGCCGGCATAGCGGGCCTGCTGGTGCCCGCCCGCGACCCTCGCAGCACGCACGTGTTCCACCAGTACACCGTTCAGCTAACGGACCCTACCCGCCGCGATGTGCTGCAAAAGCACCTGGCCGCCCTGGGAGTTCCCAGCGTGGTATACTACCCCTTGCCGGTGCACCGGCAGCCTGCTTATCATTACTTAGGCTACCAGGCCGGGCAGTTTCCCGTGGCTGAGCGGCTGTGCCAGAAGGTGTTATCGGTGCCCATTCATCCTACCCTCGCGCCGGAACAGGTGGCTTTCATAGGGGAGGCAGTGAGAAGCTTTTTCTAA